One window from the genome of Salvia miltiorrhiza cultivar Shanhuang (shh) chromosome 7, IMPLAD_Smil_shh, whole genome shotgun sequence encodes:
- the LOC130993986 gene encoding uncharacterized protein LOC130993986, translating into MSTSGQSGSTHSTDDADVSVTPPTGAIPTGVATDGRIWVHLHGSVLRPSGPIRARATDSFQGMPDASGTNWKNLTEEMKDVYFDEFVKAFCWQQDKYTRHQIKKAWISEARVAYKDYISACKKTLLLHKKKIDYLNPIVEAAWRAYWALPETQARSAQASKNRRSEPCGVGTGMAIHHGGSRSALDHAEHLVTLHSKFYFNGFMSIKSLLYFNVFLKARESNIPFDAASWATFRRIHFKNGQYTAGRPAQHGLEVERRVAELREIQGEVTPADVDRIFREVVTPDPKGRIMGLGMMMSKALTSGGGESSTSTSTSHFDAPSKAEFTTLREDLDTTARALTTAVQEIEARRQREEEQARTIQEMQSQIALLMRGFRPSTPSNETHPDL; encoded by the exons ATGTCTACTTCTGGCCAATCCGGATCTACGCATTCGACCGACGATGCGGATGTGTCCGTGACGCCGCCCACGGGGGCTATACCGACTGGTGTTGCTACTGATGGGCGCATATGGGTGCATCTTCATGGCAG TGTTTTGAGGCCGAGTGGACCTATTCGGGCTAGGGCTACTGATAGCTTCCAAGGTATGCCAGATGCAAGTGGCACGAATTGGAAGAATTTGACTGAGGAGATGAAGGACGTGTACTTCGACGAATTTGTG AAAGCATTTTGTTGGCAACAAGATAAATATACCAGACACCAAATTAAGAAGGCGTGGATCTCAGAGGCTCGAGTAGCATATAAGGATTACATTTCTGCATGCAAGAAAACCCTCCTACTACACAAGAAGAAGATTGATTATCTCAATCCTATTGTTGAGGCTGCTTGGAGGGCTTATTGGGCATTGCCTGAAACTCAGGCAAGGTCTGCACAGGCGTCTAAGAATCGTCGTTCTGAGCCTTGCGGTGTTGGTACAGGGATGGCTATCCATCATGGGGGGTCGCGTAGCGCTCTAGATCATGCTGAGCATCTGGTAACTTTACattctaaattttatttcaatggATTTATGTCTATTAAATCGTTACTTTACTTTAACGTATTTTTGAAGGCTCGGGAGAGCAATATCCCTTTTGACGCGGCGTCTTGGGCTACCTTTCGACGTATCCATTTTAAGAATGGACAGTATACCGCCGGACGACCTGCGCAGCACGGG TTGGAGGTCGAGAGGCGAGTGGCAGAGCTGCGTGAGATACAGGGAGAGGTCACACCCGCCGACGTGGATCGCATCTTCCGAGAGGTAGTCACTCCTGATCCGAAGGGGCGCATCATGGGATTAGGTATGATGATGTCGAAGGCGCTTACTTCAGGCGGCGGTGAGTCGAGCACCTCCACCAGCACCTCACACTTCGATGCTCCTTCAAAGGCTGAGTTTACCACTTTGAGGGAGGATCTTGACACCACAGCGAGGGCTCTGACCACAGCAGTGCAGGAGATAGAGGCCAGGAGACAGAGAGAGGAGGAGCAGGCTAGGACTATACAGGAGATGCAGTCCCAGATCGCGTTGCTCATGCGAGGATTTCGACCATCCACCCCTTCTAATGAGACTCACCCAGACCTTTGA
- the LOC130993574 gene encoding beta-fructofuranosidase, soluble isoenzyme I-like isoform X2: MATASPPAARYDLEGATSYLPIPAGPNQPRPRPSTKLLSAILFSSFLLISLLLLFTNHTAPSQVKLNDAAAAPHTPSRGVSQGVSEKVFRQVSANGLTFPWNSVMLSWQRTAFHFQPEQNWMNGPLFHMGWYHLFYQYNQDSAVWGNITWGHAVSKDLIHWFHLPYAMVPDQWYDVNGVWTGSATILPDGQIIMLYTGDTNDAVQVQCLAYPANLSDPLLLHWVKSPSNPVLFPPPGIGSTDFRDPTTAWLSPGGDKWRITIGSKVNKTGISIVYETSDFIKYDLLDGFLHQVAGTGMWECIDFYPVSLTEGNGLDTSINGPGVKHVMKASLDDDKNDYYALGTYDPIGNKWTPDNPELDVGIGLRYDYGKYYASKTFYDQNKRRRILWGWISETDAESLDLLKGWACVQSIPRTVVFDKKTGTDILQWPVEEVESLRGKSVELDVKLGPGSIVPVEVDSASQLDVEVSFEVDEEAVEAVGEAGAGYDCTTSGGASNRGVLGPFGIVVLADDKLTELTPIYFYVAKGPNGKTESHFCADELRSSQAPDVVKVVYGSSVPVVDGEKFTIRSLVDHSIVESFGQGGRRVITSRVYPTKAIDGAARVFLFNNATGASVTASLKIWKMGSADIRRFPSDQL, encoded by the exons ATGGCCACCGCGTCTCCTCCGGCGGCGAGATACGATCTGGAAGGCGCCACCTCCTACCTCCCCATCCCCGCCGGCCCTAATCAGCCCCGCCCCCGCCCTTCCACGAAGCTCCTCTCCGCCATTCTCTTCTCATCTTTCCTCCTAATCTCATTACTTCTCCTCTTCACAAACCACACCGCACCCTCTCAAGTCAAACTCAACGACGCCGCCGCTGCCCCTCACACTCCGTCGCGAGGCGTGTCGCAGGGGGTGTCGGAGAAGGTTTTCCGGCAAGTCAGCGCCAATGGTTTGACTTTTCCATGGAACAGCGTCATGCTTTCCTGGCAGCGAACAGCTTTCCACTTTCAACCCGAACAGAATTGGATGAATG GTCCATTATTTCATATGGGATGGTATCACCTCTTCTACCAATACAATCAAGATTCAGCTGTGTGGGGCAACATCACATGGGGCCACGCAGTCTCCAAGGACCTGATCCACTGGTTCCACCTCCCCTACGCCATGGTCCCCGACCAATGGTACGACGTCAACGGCGTCTGGACCGGCTCCGCCACCATCCTCCCCGACGGCCAGATCATCATGCTCTACACCGGCGACACCAACGACGCCGTCCAGGTGCAGTGCCTCGCCTATCCGGCCAACCTGTCCGACCCGCTCCTCCTCCACTGGGTCAAGAGCCCCAGCAACCCGGTCCTCTTCCCGCCCCCCGGGATCGGCTCCACCGATTTCAGGGACCCCACCACCGCCTGGCTCAGCCCCGGCGGCGACAAGTGGCGGATCACCATTGGCTCCAAGGTGAACAAAACCGGCATCTCTATCGTCTACGAGACCTCCGACTTCATAAAATATGACTTGTTGGATGGCTTCTTGCACCAAGTTGCGGGTACGGGTATGTGGGAGTGCATTGACTTCTACCCGGTCTCATTGACCGAGGGAAACGGGTTGGACACGTCGATTAATGGGCCGGGCGTGAAGCATGTCATGAAGGCCAGCTTGGATGATGATAAGAATGACTATTATGCCCTTGGGACTTACGACCCGATCGGCAACAAGTGGACACCCGATAACCCGGAGTTGGACGTCGGCATTGGCCTCAGATATGATTACGGCAAATACTATGCGTCCAAGACATTCTATGATCAGAATAAGCGGAGGAGGATTCTGTGGGGTTGGATTAGCGAAACTGATGCTGAAAGCCTTGATCTCTTGAAGGGATGGGCTTGCGTTCAG TCTATTCCGAGGACGGTTGTCTTCGACAAGAAGACAGGTACCGACATACTTCAGTGGCCAGTGGAAGAAGTGGAGAGCTTGAGAGGAAAAAGTGTTGAGCTCGACGTGAAGCTAGGACCGGGTTCGATTGTGCCAGTTGAAGTTGATTCTGCCTCTCAGCTGGATGTAGAGGTGTCGTTTGAGGTTGATGAAGAGGCCGTTGAGGCGGTGGGTGAAGCCGGTGCGGGTTACGACTGCACTACTAGCGGTGGTGCTTCCAATAGGGGAGTATTGGGACCATTTGGCATCGTTGTTCTTGCTGATGACAAACTAACCGAGTTGACTCCAATCTACTTCTATGTGGCTAAAGGGCCTAATGGCAAGACAGAGTCTCATTTTTGTGCTGATGAATTAAG GTCATCGCAAGCTCCAGATGTCGTGAAAGTAGTTTATGGAAGCAGTGTTCCTGTTGTTGATGGCGAAAAGTTCACCATTAGGTCATTG GTGGACCACTCGATCGTTGAGAGCTTTGGTCAAGGAGGAAGAAGAGTGATCACTTCAAGAGTGTATCCTACCAAGGCCATTGATGGTGCAGCGCGAGTTTTCTTGTTCAACAACGCGACTGGAGCAAGCGTCACTGCATCACTTAAGATATGGAAAATGGGGTCTGCCGATATTCGCCGCTTCCCTTCGGATCAATTGTGA
- the LOC130993574 gene encoding beta-fructofuranosidase, soluble isoenzyme I-like isoform X1: MATASPPAARYDLEGATSYLPIPAGPNQPRPRPSTKLLSAILFSSFLLISLLLLFTNHTAPSQVKLNDAAAAPHTPSRGVSQGVSEKVFRQVSANGLTFPWNSVMLSWQRTAFHFQPEQNWMNDPNGPLFHMGWYHLFYQYNQDSAVWGNITWGHAVSKDLIHWFHLPYAMVPDQWYDVNGVWTGSATILPDGQIIMLYTGDTNDAVQVQCLAYPANLSDPLLLHWVKSPSNPVLFPPPGIGSTDFRDPTTAWLSPGGDKWRITIGSKVNKTGISIVYETSDFIKYDLLDGFLHQVAGTGMWECIDFYPVSLTEGNGLDTSINGPGVKHVMKASLDDDKNDYYALGTYDPIGNKWTPDNPELDVGIGLRYDYGKYYASKTFYDQNKRRRILWGWISETDAESLDLLKGWACVQSIPRTVVFDKKTGTDILQWPVEEVESLRGKSVELDVKLGPGSIVPVEVDSASQLDVEVSFEVDEEAVEAVGEAGAGYDCTTSGGASNRGVLGPFGIVVLADDKLTELTPIYFYVAKGPNGKTESHFCADELRSSQAPDVVKVVYGSSVPVVDGEKFTIRSLVDHSIVESFGQGGRRVITSRVYPTKAIDGAARVFLFNNATGASVTASLKIWKMGSADIRRFPSDQL, from the exons ATGGCCACCGCGTCTCCTCCGGCGGCGAGATACGATCTGGAAGGCGCCACCTCCTACCTCCCCATCCCCGCCGGCCCTAATCAGCCCCGCCCCCGCCCTTCCACGAAGCTCCTCTCCGCCATTCTCTTCTCATCTTTCCTCCTAATCTCATTACTTCTCCTCTTCACAAACCACACCGCACCCTCTCAAGTCAAACTCAACGACGCCGCCGCTGCCCCTCACACTCCGTCGCGAGGCGTGTCGCAGGGGGTGTCGGAGAAGGTTTTCCGGCAAGTCAGCGCCAATGGTTTGACTTTTCCATGGAACAGCGTCATGCTTTCCTGGCAGCGAACAGCTTTCCACTTTCAACCCGAACAGAATTGGATGAATG ATCCTAATG GTCCATTATTTCATATGGGATGGTATCACCTCTTCTACCAATACAATCAAGATTCAGCTGTGTGGGGCAACATCACATGGGGCCACGCAGTCTCCAAGGACCTGATCCACTGGTTCCACCTCCCCTACGCCATGGTCCCCGACCAATGGTACGACGTCAACGGCGTCTGGACCGGCTCCGCCACCATCCTCCCCGACGGCCAGATCATCATGCTCTACACCGGCGACACCAACGACGCCGTCCAGGTGCAGTGCCTCGCCTATCCGGCCAACCTGTCCGACCCGCTCCTCCTCCACTGGGTCAAGAGCCCCAGCAACCCGGTCCTCTTCCCGCCCCCCGGGATCGGCTCCACCGATTTCAGGGACCCCACCACCGCCTGGCTCAGCCCCGGCGGCGACAAGTGGCGGATCACCATTGGCTCCAAGGTGAACAAAACCGGCATCTCTATCGTCTACGAGACCTCCGACTTCATAAAATATGACTTGTTGGATGGCTTCTTGCACCAAGTTGCGGGTACGGGTATGTGGGAGTGCATTGACTTCTACCCGGTCTCATTGACCGAGGGAAACGGGTTGGACACGTCGATTAATGGGCCGGGCGTGAAGCATGTCATGAAGGCCAGCTTGGATGATGATAAGAATGACTATTATGCCCTTGGGACTTACGACCCGATCGGCAACAAGTGGACACCCGATAACCCGGAGTTGGACGTCGGCATTGGCCTCAGATATGATTACGGCAAATACTATGCGTCCAAGACATTCTATGATCAGAATAAGCGGAGGAGGATTCTGTGGGGTTGGATTAGCGAAACTGATGCTGAAAGCCTTGATCTCTTGAAGGGATGGGCTTGCGTTCAG TCTATTCCGAGGACGGTTGTCTTCGACAAGAAGACAGGTACCGACATACTTCAGTGGCCAGTGGAAGAAGTGGAGAGCTTGAGAGGAAAAAGTGTTGAGCTCGACGTGAAGCTAGGACCGGGTTCGATTGTGCCAGTTGAAGTTGATTCTGCCTCTCAGCTGGATGTAGAGGTGTCGTTTGAGGTTGATGAAGAGGCCGTTGAGGCGGTGGGTGAAGCCGGTGCGGGTTACGACTGCACTACTAGCGGTGGTGCTTCCAATAGGGGAGTATTGGGACCATTTGGCATCGTTGTTCTTGCTGATGACAAACTAACCGAGTTGACTCCAATCTACTTCTATGTGGCTAAAGGGCCTAATGGCAAGACAGAGTCTCATTTTTGTGCTGATGAATTAAG GTCATCGCAAGCTCCAGATGTCGTGAAAGTAGTTTATGGAAGCAGTGTTCCTGTTGTTGATGGCGAAAAGTTCACCATTAGGTCATTG GTGGACCACTCGATCGTTGAGAGCTTTGGTCAAGGAGGAAGAAGAGTGATCACTTCAAGAGTGTATCCTACCAAGGCCATTGATGGTGCAGCGCGAGTTTTCTTGTTCAACAACGCGACTGGAGCAAGCGTCACTGCATCACTTAAGATATGGAAAATGGGGTCTGCCGATATTCGCCGCTTCCCTTCGGATCAATTGTGA